The Brachyhypopomus gauderio isolate BG-103 chromosome 2, BGAUD_0.2, whole genome shotgun sequence genome contains a region encoding:
- the tnnt1 gene encoding troponin T, slow skeletal muscle isoform X1, protein MKPQAGVIMSDVEEEYEEQAEEEEQEEEATGQEDGEQQEYAEYQEDNQEEEEERPRPKPMVPQLAPPKIPEGERVDFDDIHRKRMEKDLLELHTLIEAHFVQRKKEEEELIGLKERIERRRSERAEQQRVRAEKERDRQTRIAEERQRKEDEEAKKRADDEAKKKKVLSNMGANFGGFLAKAEQRRGKRLTGREIKRKTLAERRGPLGIENLREDGLRQRAQEMWDWIYQLESEKFDFMDEMKKQKYEIVVLLNRISHAQKFKKGHGKGKVGGRWK, encoded by the exons ATGAAGCCGCAGGCAGGTGTGATTATGTCTGATGTAGAGGAAGAGTACGA AGAGCAGGCTGAGG AAGAGGAACAAGAAGAGGAAGCTACAGGTCAGGaggatggag AACAGCAGGAGTACGCAGAATATCAAG AGGATAACCAAGAAGAAG AGGAGGAACGTCCGCGTCCCAA ACCCATGGTGCCTCAACTGGCACCTCCAAAGAtcccagagggagagagggtcgACTTTGAT GATATTCACAGAAAGCGGATGGAGAAAGACCTGCTGGAGCTGCACACTCTCATTGAGGCCCATTTTGTGCAGAGGAAGAAGGAAGAAGAGGAGCTCATAGGCCTGAAAGAGCGAATT GAGCGACGTCGTTCGGAACGTGCAGAGCAGCAGCGTGTGcgagcagagaaagagagagaccggCAAACAAGGATAGCT GAGGAACGCCAGAGGAAAGAGGATGAGGAGGCCAAGAAAAGAGCAGACGATGAAGCCAAGAAGAAGAAGGTGTTGTCCAACATGGGAGCCAACTTCGGAGGATTCCTCGCTAAG GCAGAGCAGAGGAGAGGGAAGCGCTTAACCGGGAGAGAAATCAAGAGGAAAACTCTGGCTGAGAGACGCGGTCCTCTTGGCATTGAAAACCTGAGAGAGGATGGTCTAAG GCAGAGAGCTCAGGAAATGTGGGACTGGATTTATCAGCTGGAATCTGAGAAGTTTGACTTCATGGATGAGATGAAGAAGCAGAAGTATGAG ATTGTTGTCCTGCTGAATAGGATTTCACATGCCCAGAAATT CAAGAAGGGTCACGGAAAAGGAAAAGTTGGGGGTCGATGGAAGTGA
- the tnnt1 gene encoding troponin T, slow skeletal muscle isoform X2: protein MSDVEEEYEEQAEEEEQEEEATGQEDGEQQEYAEYQEDNQEEEEERPRPKPMVPQLAPPKIPEGERVDFDDIHRKRMEKDLLELHTLIEAHFVQRKKEEEELIGLKERIERRRSERAEQQRVRAEKERDRQTRIAEERQRKEDEEAKKRADDEAKKKKVLSNMGANFGGFLAKAEQRRGKRLTGREIKRKTLAERRGPLGIENLREDGLRQRAQEMWDWIYQLESEKFDFMDEMKKQKYEIVVLLNRISHAQKFKKGHGKGKVGGRWK, encoded by the exons ATGTCTGATGTAGAGGAAGAGTACGA AGAGCAGGCTGAGG AAGAGGAACAAGAAGAGGAAGCTACAGGTCAGGaggatggag AACAGCAGGAGTACGCAGAATATCAAG AGGATAACCAAGAAGAAG AGGAGGAACGTCCGCGTCCCAA ACCCATGGTGCCTCAACTGGCACCTCCAAAGAtcccagagggagagagggtcgACTTTGAT GATATTCACAGAAAGCGGATGGAGAAAGACCTGCTGGAGCTGCACACTCTCATTGAGGCCCATTTTGTGCAGAGGAAGAAGGAAGAAGAGGAGCTCATAGGCCTGAAAGAGCGAATT GAGCGACGTCGTTCGGAACGTGCAGAGCAGCAGCGTGTGcgagcagagaaagagagagaccggCAAACAAGGATAGCT GAGGAACGCCAGAGGAAAGAGGATGAGGAGGCCAAGAAAAGAGCAGACGATGAAGCCAAGAAGAAGAAGGTGTTGTCCAACATGGGAGCCAACTTCGGAGGATTCCTCGCTAAG GCAGAGCAGAGGAGAGGGAAGCGCTTAACCGGGAGAGAAATCAAGAGGAAAACTCTGGCTGAGAGACGCGGTCCTCTTGGCATTGAAAACCTGAGAGAGGATGGTCTAAG GCAGAGAGCTCAGGAAATGTGGGACTGGATTTATCAGCTGGAATCTGAGAAGTTTGACTTCATGGATGAGATGAAGAAGCAGAAGTATGAG ATTGTTGTCCTGCTGAATAGGATTTCACATGCCCAGAAATT CAAGAAGGGTCACGGAAAAGGAAAAGTTGGGGGTCGATGGAAGTGA